The Panicum virgatum strain AP13 chromosome 6K, P.virgatum_v5, whole genome shotgun sequence nucleotide sequence ATAGAAGCTAGATGGAATCGTATATATATGTGTCATCATGTAGAAAAAGATCACCAATTGCAAGTGCAAAGGCATCGGGAGGCAGATATTCACGCTCTTGATGAATAACGAGGGAATatatgttttttaaaaaaagaaagaccCTTTATTCCATTAATTTTAGGAGTTTCTTAAGTGTGCAGCGTGCTCATTATTTGTTCTCTGCTCACTTGCTGTACTGATTCGTAAGAAGCCACGTGTTCCACGTCGTCACGTTTCTAACTGTACTAGCTACTAGTTTTGGGCGTGCCACTGCAACAAGGCTTATGTGTTAAAAAGATGATGTATATACGATTGAGCTAGTGATGCGATCAACTCCCTCGATGGCTATGCAATTGAAAACCCATGTGGTAGTGCTGGTGGTATAGTGCACGCCCAAAAGTGCACTTGTTGACCGCCCAACCTCACTTGAAAACACCAAAGAAACCTGCATGTCCTTTCTTTTGGACCAGCGCACAACCCACCCTTGCTGATAGACCACTATCCCCTCCACTCAAAAATGATGTACATCATTTGGCCTCTGCATTTtgaatatatttatttattcaatTCCAATAAATTCTTGAATCCTGAAGTTATAAATGTATCATTTATGAGTAATCTTTTCAGCTATGCACTAAATATTTCGAAAACTATTGAGAGTCGGAGTTATTCAAAAGATCGAGGGAAACTTCCCAAAAAAATAAGCTCATGTAACCGAAGGGAGTAACCAAACTACCAAGCATGAGGCGAGAAAGCATGCATGTAGCGTAGTACCTCAGCTTCACTAACATTAGATCACCTCTTTTTTCTCGAACAATCATGGCTAATCATCCTGGCGCCGTTCAAAATACTCGCTGATTCGTAGCTAAATTTAGTCAAACCACCAGAAAGAGCCCATGGATCAAGGGCGATGATGGTTGTGACAATGATGATCTCGCGCTGTGCCGTAAGCAAAAAATTCCCTTTTGGGTCGTCATGTGTTAGGGCCTTTTTATCATCACTGACGGCATGCTTAATCCCATGCTAATTGGTGACATTATGAACCGCCACATGATTCGTGAATCCCTAGGTGTGCATGAGAGTGATGACATGAGCCCGTGCTTCTGGAATCGTGATCCCGGCGcacggatcggacggctgagaTCGACCCATCACATCCATCAACTCGCAAGTCAACTTTCCAGTGTGGCCCTGTTGACCGCAGCTGCAAGAATCAAGAAGAAGGTTAGTTTTGTCCGAATCAGTTCAGTACGGCACTCTTGTCTGCACTGCGCTAAATTTCAGTTTACAGATTTTTCCATCCGATTCAGTCTATCCGCACTCTAGGTACTCCAAATCCATACTCATATGAGGCTGTACAGCCTCTGTACTGTATCAATGTAGAGCATGGAGAAGCTGTATGCGCGCAGAGCTCGACACGTGCCGGTGGGGCCGGGGTATGCTGACCTTGCCACGTCATCACGTCAGTCACCAATTTGAGTCTGAGACGTCTGACAGGCACGTCTGGACGCCTCGCCGCTGCAAATGGAatcttgctagcttggtctgATCGCCGGCCTGCCAAGCACAGCTAATACACAATTTGAAGCAAGCATTCCTTTTTTCCATGAAAAAGGTAGCACAAGAAATGGAAAAGCAGTATCTTTGTCGattatctccatttgatgaggAAGCTTGGGAGAAAGAGGAAGCGGAGGAATCTCAACCGGAAATCAGTTAATTTCCACACCTAAGGGAATTAATAATGAAAGCATATCTTGCATTTTAAAAAAGTAGGGAATCTGAATTTAAATAGAAAATTGGAAATTCTCGTGACAAACCCAAGAAGAAAGCAGGAGAAGAGGTAGACTAAAATAAGACAATCATGTTACACTAATTTGAGTTTCACTTTTCAGAATTTGaaatcataataaatcctgAGGTTCTACTTTTCAACTTTGGGAAAGCTGCTTCATGTATGCCTTGCGCAAATcatttactccctccgtttcaaattgtaagACATTAAATTTACAATTGACCGCCCGCCCTTGGATTaagtaatcacacttttgcaaatcctccTCTCACTCCCCCTGCGCCCTCCCTTGGATCTTGATCCGATGGTCCATATtaaagtttccatagtttggaTACGAAAGTGGTTTGCATAGCATACGTTGCtttttatgtttgaccaaatttatataatagaataataacatttattatataaactaagtaccattagattaTTTATTAGTTAAATAttcatagtacatcaatttgatatcataaatctttatatttttctctataatcttggtcaaatttgagattattttgactctccaagattcttgggatgttttataatttggaacagagggagtacaaaTTTACTAATTTTCCTATATCCTTTAGAGTTCCACGGCAAAAACCCATAACACCTTCTTTCAACTTTCTATAACAGTTTTTCTTCAACAGGACGATAGCTCACATATAAGATGTCCAAGTTGCATGGTGCCACATCAATATATCATCCGATTTTGTTGTTTCCCTAGCTTCTATCCTTGATGTCAAATAGGAGGATAACAGACTCAACACGTCTAGCCTTTATCTCCATGTGTCATTGCGATGTATGTATCATCTATGATTGTACTTCTGATGAACTTCTTGGCGCATTCTATGACGAATTGAAATCTCTTGCATGCACAACCACTCTACTGACATCTCTTGCATGCATAAGGACAATCCTTTTACGAAAACTTCAGCTGGTGGAAATGGATCATATCCTGAAAAATATGCGGACTAAATAATAACATCATATTTTGCCAACCTACATACGATCTCTCTTTCAGGCGCAAGCGCTTTGATCAAGTGTATAGGCATATAGCCATCCATTTTAAAAAGtaaaaaaagtctaaattactcccctcaactgtAGTGAAAGTCTGGATAACTTCTTTAACTATCGTTGGGTTTATTTACCCCCTCAAATCATGTCATTTAGTTCAAATTACCCCTaatataatttttctttttcttttgtccaTAAATAGGTAGAGTTTTAAattgaaattttacaagataatagtacacaccataatatatgttagaaaaaatatattataattttttatcattattttggtAGGTTATGGTATTTAATAATAGattaatcattggagttcaaaaGTATATAAAAACTAATGGGGGaaaatcataattttttttcctaaatATGTATTGTGATGTCCCCTGCCACCCTgcaaaatttcaaattaaaaTTCATCTTGTGTATgaagaaataaaaaatcaaTTGTGTTATGGAGTGAAATAAACTAAATGACATAGTTTAtagggtaaattgaaccaagttatagtttagggaGTCATCCAGACTTTTGTTATGACTGACGGGAGTAAATttaactttttttcttttattaaaaATTCTAAATCTTATCCCTTGAACTTATGAACAGTAAATGCTACATAATCTCTTGCGACTTatgccctgtttagatctttacctgTAAactccgtaaacgcaaaaaaaaaacatcacatcgaatgttttgacacatgcatgaagtagtaaatgaaatctatttacaaaactttttgcatggatgggctgtaaatcgcgagacgaatctaatgagtcgacttaatctatgatttgcaacagtgatgctacagtaccatccgctaattatagattaatcatgaattaattagcatcattagattcgtctcgcgatttacaactcatctgtgtaaaaaagttttgtaaatagacttcatttagtacttcaaattagcaaagttcctttgcaaaatttttacacgtaaacaactaaacacggccttataTATGAATGTTCAAATTTGTCGTATATTTTTTTTCCGCTTGCAAGTTCTATGATGAAGTGATGTCCCTTGTTCCTACAGCCTCCTTgatctcaattttttttcccaGAAAACTTTATTAGTTGGTGCATATAAATATCTCAACAATACTCGGGACCTGCTCGACTGGCTACTAAAATATGGGTATGCGGGTAAGTTCTAGATCTCGACCcattttgtaaagttttggttaagttcaaaaaaaaaagttttggtAAAGATGGTGGGATACTCCACAGTTCAAGAGCACTCCGTTACAGTGGGGCGGCCGCtgacgatttttttttttttgaaaagttggCCGATGACGATTTCAGCCCCGTGCGTTCGCGACACATGGTGCGCCGATGTCACTCGTGCCTGCCGGGGTGAAAAAGGACAAAACGGGAAGTGTTCCAACTGCAGGCGGCCACTGTTACATCCCGGCCTGCCATTTTGCACCCTCCTCCAGTCCAGAGAGCAGACTCCGGTTGTACTCAACTCCATATCCTAAACAGGGCGTAACACGCTGACCCCGTCCGCTAATCACCTCGCAACGCGCCAGGGATTACGTACAAATACTGGATTAACCTATCGCTATTCGCTAATCGGCTAATCACCCCGTCCCCTCCCCCACCACCTCCcctgtcgccgtcgccgccgcccgcccgcccgcgcgcgcccatATAAGTCGAGCGCCCCCTCGCCCCCCGGCCACGTCGTCGCGAGAGAGCCCGAGTCCCCCAGCGCAagcggcgcccgcggcgacTACATCGCCTATTCGCGAGCAGCGACTCGATTCGAGCTGGTTGTACGGCCGGTGCCGGTTGCGGGGGATGGGCAACTgccaggcggcggaggcggcggccgtggtgatCCAGCACCCCGGCGGCAAGGTGGAGCGGCTGCACGGGCAGGCCACGGCGGGCGAGGTGATGCGCGGCAACCCCGGGCACTACGTCGCGCTCGTGGTCCTCCGCGtctccggcgtcggcggcgccaaGGCCGATCccgccaccggcggcgggggagcagCCAGGATCACCAAGGTGAAGCTCCTCAAGCCCGAGGACGCGCTGCTGCTGGGCCAGGTCTACCGCCTCGTCACCTCGCAAGGTGCGTGCCCAATTCCCCCGCGTTCCTTTCCTCGCCCCCTCGGAGATCGACGAGCTCGTACACGATCCGTtcgtcaccccccccccccccccccccccaaactgATGCTGTGTCGCGCGCGCAGAGGTGGCCAAGGCGATCCAGGCCCGGCGGCAGGACAAGGCGCGGCGGTGCGGGGAGGCGCCCGACGACCCGCGGCCctcaccggcgccggtgcccgccgcgggcgggcgcgcgcgggggcagtccgccgccgccgaccaggTGAGCGCTCGCTGACTCGCCGCGTTGTTTGTCCAGACTCCGAGGCAGGAATCGCTGACTCGCCGCGTTGTCTGCGCAGGAACGGAAGCGGGCGGAGAAGGCGGCGGACCGgcagcaccgcggcggcggcggcgtgagggggCGGCACTGGCGGCCGTCGCTGCAGAGCATCTCCGAGTCGGCGAGCTGACGCCGCGCACCGAGGCtgctccccggccgcggcgggcgacTCCGAGTGGCAGCAGTAGTATAGAAGATGTTAGAATTGTAGATGCGATGTACATTGGGCGGGCGACAGACAGAGAGGAGCGGCGAGAGCGACGGCAGCAGGAGCTGCGTGCTCCCCGTGCACCTGTCTTCGGATCACAGCGATGGAAGAACGAACAGTGGAGGAACGGTAGCCTTGGAAAATTTCCCCTCCCGAATCTCCCAGAAAtcgaccttttttttttgaaaaactgaaATCGACCTCTCAGCCGTGAGGTTTTGTGCGTTTCAAATGGTACCGTGTCCTGTAGGGATGGAAATGGGACGGTAATAGTAGAACAGATTCTGAGATATTCGAATTCGTATCCCTGCGAATTTAATCCGCTTCGATTTTAGGGGACGGAACGGGAAGGAAATAGGAAACAACCTGCTCACATGGATATCAGGAGGAGATCCGGATCCAGACGCATCACGCTAGCGATTTTGtatggaaagaaagaaaaaacaacCTGCTGTGTCGCCTCCCTCTGCAGTGCAAGCGCAACAATGCTCAGCCCAGCCGGTGccacggcaggcaggcagcaggCGATCATCGCCGAGTTGCCCGTGCTCCCTGCTGACGCTGTCACCGATCGCTCAGGTGCGTGCTGCGTGCCATGGTCCATGGTGCTGGAGCCGCCAGGGAAATGATCGCTGGTGAGAGCAGTGAGCACCTCGTCTTGTGTCGCGCTCGCGCCGCTGCATGACGGGCGAGCAATGATGGTGAATGGGAGCGCCAAAAGGGCAGCAGTGGCCGCGCCATCGCCAAttggccacggccacggcctggcgcgcgccgcgcgcgtgcgcgtgatGCAAAGCCAAGGGAAGGGGCGCGGCAAAGGGCAACCAGCAGGAATCGGATGTGTAAATCATGGGTCCGGAAAAGCCTCCCTCGCCCGGCTTTCTCGGGCCTCGCCAGGCCAGCAAAGGTCCCCTGCCGGCTGggtgcagcggcagcagcagcggcgatcGGGAAAAGGCGTGCGTGACGAGAGGATATCTGGGCTGGTACGGGGAGATTCACGGGGAGCAGGCCGCCAGTTGAGCACTCACAAAAACCCACTGCTACGGCCAAGATCCAAATCCTCTCAGCTCAGCTGCCTCTCGCTTTTCTGCTCTTGGCAGTCACATCACTCATTTCCTGCCGCCCTTCCCATTTTTCTTCAGAAaccgagctgctgctgctcaagttGCCTTTGCATCTCGTCGCAGCAGCTCGGTGGGGTGGAacaattactccctcc carries:
- the LOC120712361 gene encoding uncharacterized protein LOC120712361 translates to MGNCQAAEAAAVVIQHPGGKVERLHGQATAGEVMRGNPGHYVALVVLRVSGVGGAKADPATGGGGAARITKVKLLKPEDALLLGQVYRLVTSQEVAKAIQARRQDKARRCGEAPDDPRPSPAPVPAAGGRARGQSAAADQERKRAEKAADRQHRGGGGVRGRHWRPSLQSISESAS